A single Lolium perenne isolate Kyuss_39 chromosome 6, Kyuss_2.0, whole genome shotgun sequence DNA region contains:
- the LOC127308780 gene encoding uncharacterized protein, giving the protein MALRSLSRGFPASLLQQAAGPRMGPVRELSLAAGGRLMGTRCQEKEAQEMIATMQKTIKETQAAASEGHLLLRQKFTDLQEKTSRDLDKLTKYAKILNKVANVTVGAAIIGVPWFLIAGRKDQA; this is encoded by the exons ATGGCGCTGCGCTCTCTGTCGAGAGGATTTCCGGCCAGCCTGCTCCAACAGGCAGCGGGCCCCCGTATGGGGCCCGTACGCGAGCTATCGCTGGCGGCCGGCGGCCGGCTCATGGGCACCCGGTGTCAG GAGAAAGAAGCACAGGAAATGATAGCCACTATGCAGAAAACAATAAAGGAGACGCAAGCTGCAGCCTCGGAAGGCCACCTCTTGTTACGGCAAAAGTTCACTGACTTGCAGGAGAAAACGAG CCGTGATTTGGATAAGTTGACCAAGTATGCCAAAATCTTGAATAAGGTTGCAAACGTAACTGTTGGTGCGGCAATTATTGGTGTTCCATGGTTCCTCATTGCAGGAAGAAAGGATCAAGCCTGA